A single region of the Austwickia chelonae genome encodes:
- a CDS encoding sodium:solute symporter family protein — MSPRLLSVLPTSGAIIDVSAVDYGILFIYFAFVLGIGVLARRQVSGSIDFFLSGRSLPAWVTGLAFISANLGAVEILGMSATGAQLGLPTVHYFWIGAIPAMVFLGVVMMPFYYGSRARSVPEFMLRRFGTGAHLVNSVVFAVAQLLIGGINLYLLGTIVRALLGWPLPVALLVAALIVLSYITLGGLAAAIYNEVLQFFVIVASLLPLTLLGLHRVGGWGGLQEKIVRAASEAPASAGVPSAEQQLHSWPGQAISGFDSPVLSVIGLVFGLGFVLSFGYWTTNFVEVQRAMASDSISAARRTPIIGAFPKMFIPFLTILPGMIAAVLVGEIARTKQGEKVPGGASGEFVTYNDSLLLLMRDILPNGLLGLAITGLLAAFMAGMAANVSAFNTVFSYDIVQTYLVKGRGDDFYLKVGRAATVGATLISVATAGIAGRFSNLMDYLQTLFGFFNAPLFATFVLGLFWKRMTPTAGWAGLLAGTASAIGLFAASKSGELFTLPGQGLAFLCASTAFVVDLIVSVLVSVVTRPRPDEELRGLTYFLTPKEDVVDPEEALLPWYRRTLPMAGLAIGMVVVLNAMF, encoded by the coding sequence ATGTCACCACGGTTGCTGTCGGTGCTGCCGACGAGCGGCGCGATCATCGACGTGAGCGCGGTCGATTACGGAATCCTGTTCATCTATTTCGCATTCGTCCTGGGAATTGGTGTCCTGGCGCGCCGCCAGGTGTCGGGGTCGATCGACTTCTTCCTGTCCGGACGGTCGCTGCCCGCCTGGGTCACCGGTCTGGCCTTCATCTCGGCGAACCTGGGCGCGGTGGAGATCCTGGGTATGTCGGCCACCGGGGCTCAGCTGGGACTGCCGACGGTCCATTATTTCTGGATCGGCGCGATCCCGGCGATGGTCTTCCTGGGTGTCGTGATGATGCCCTTCTATTACGGCTCCCGGGCGAGATCGGTGCCCGAGTTCATGCTGCGCCGGTTCGGAACAGGGGCGCACCTGGTCAACTCGGTGGTTTTCGCCGTCGCGCAACTCTTGATCGGCGGGATCAACCTCTATCTGCTGGGCACGATCGTGCGCGCCCTGCTGGGCTGGCCTTTGCCGGTGGCTCTGCTGGTCGCTGCGCTGATCGTCCTGTCGTACATCACCTTGGGCGGGTTGGCGGCGGCGATCTACAACGAGGTGCTGCAGTTCTTCGTCATCGTGGCCTCGTTGCTTCCGTTGACCCTGCTGGGGTTGCATCGGGTCGGAGGCTGGGGAGGCCTGCAGGAGAAAATTGTCCGGGCTGCCTCCGAGGCTCCGGCTTCGGCTGGGGTTCCTTCGGCGGAGCAGCAGCTGCACTCCTGGCCGGGTCAGGCGATCTCCGGTTTCGACAGCCCTGTGCTCTCGGTGATCGGGTTGGTCTTCGGTCTGGGTTTCGTTCTGTCCTTCGGCTATTGGACGACGAACTTCGTCGAGGTGCAGCGGGCGATGGCGAGCGATTCGATCTCGGCTGCGCGGCGCACCCCGATCATCGGGGCCTTCCCGAAGATGTTCATTCCCTTCCTGACGATCCTGCCGGGGATGATCGCGGCGGTACTGGTCGGCGAGATCGCGCGGACGAAGCAGGGGGAGAAGGTGCCTGGCGGCGCCTCTGGGGAATTCGTGACCTACAACGACTCGCTGCTGTTGTTGATGCGTGACATCCTGCCCAACGGGCTGCTGGGGCTGGCGATCACCGGGCTGCTGGCGGCGTTCATGGCCGGGATGGCGGCGAATGTGTCGGCTTTCAACACGGTCTTCTCCTACGACATCGTGCAGACCTATCTGGTGAAGGGGCGCGGTGACGACTTCTATCTGAAGGTGGGTCGCGCGGCCACGGTAGGCGCCACGTTGATCTCGGTGGCGACGGCGGGGATCGCCGGACGGTTCAGCAATCTGATGGATTACCTGCAGACGCTTTTCGGTTTCTTCAATGCTCCTTTGTTCGCGACCTTCGTCCTCGGTCTGTTCTGGAAACGGATGACGCCTACCGCGGGGTGGGCGGGCCTGCTCGCGGGAACGGCTTCGGCGATCGGCTTGTTCGCGGCATCGAAAAGTGGGGAATTGTTCACCTTGCCGGGCCAGGGGCTGGCTTTCCTCTGCGCGTCGACGGCTTTCGTGGTCGATTTGATCGTCAGTGTGTTGGTCTCTGTGGTCACCAGGCCCCGACCGGACGAGGAACTGCGCGGGCTGACCTATTTCTTG